In Duganella zoogloeoides, a single genomic region encodes these proteins:
- a CDS encoding CoA-acylating methylmalonate-semialdehyde dehydrogenase codes for MNQLDTITHFINGAKQDTASGRYADVFNPALGEPVARVALASGEEVDAAVRAAEAAFPSWSATPPLTRARVLFKYLQLCQQHVDDFAAVVTLEHGKTFADAQGEVARGIEMVEFAVGIPQMLKGEFTEQISRGIDAWSVRQPLGVVAGITPFNFPVMVPMWMFPLAIACGNTFILKPSERDPSASLLHAKLLKEAGLPDGVFNVVQGDKLAVDALLDHPSIQALSFVGSTPIAEYIYARGCAAGKRVQALGGAKNHMVVMPDADMDMTVDALMGAAFGSAGERCMAISVVVAVGDAGDKIIDALAQRTAALKVRDGMAHDAEMGPVVSSAAKQRIEKLIGEGVEQGAKLVVDGRNHVVPERENGFFIGGTLFDHVTPDMSIYKEEIFGPVLCIVRLPDVGSAVELINRNEYGNGVAIYTRDGGTAREFVRQIQVGMVGVNVPLPVPMAFNSFGGWKRSLFGDHHAYGPEGVRFYTRHKAVMERWPNTSTAGAEFAFPQMK; via the coding sequence ATGAACCAACTTGACACCATCACCCACTTCATCAACGGCGCCAAACAGGACACCGCTTCCGGTCGTTACGCCGATGTTTTCAACCCGGCGCTGGGCGAACCGGTCGCGCGCGTGGCGCTGGCCAGCGGGGAAGAAGTGGATGCCGCAGTGCGCGCAGCAGAAGCGGCATTTCCATCGTGGTCGGCCACGCCGCCGCTGACGCGCGCCCGCGTGCTCTTCAAATACCTGCAACTGTGCCAGCAGCACGTGGACGACTTCGCGGCCGTGGTCACGCTCGAACACGGCAAGACCTTTGCCGACGCCCAGGGCGAAGTGGCGCGCGGCATCGAGATGGTGGAGTTCGCGGTCGGCATTCCGCAAATGCTCAAGGGTGAATTCACCGAACAGATTTCGCGCGGCATCGATGCGTGGTCGGTGCGCCAGCCGCTCGGCGTGGTGGCCGGCATCACGCCATTCAACTTCCCGGTGATGGTGCCGATGTGGATGTTCCCGCTGGCCATCGCCTGCGGCAACACCTTTATTCTAAAGCCGTCCGAACGCGATCCGTCGGCGTCGCTCCTGCACGCCAAACTGCTGAAAGAAGCGGGCCTGCCGGACGGCGTGTTCAACGTGGTGCAGGGCGATAAACTGGCGGTCGATGCGCTGCTCGATCACCCTTCGATTCAGGCCTTGAGCTTTGTCGGCAGCACGCCGATTGCCGAATATATTTACGCGCGCGGCTGCGCTGCGGGCAAGCGCGTTCAGGCCTTGGGCGGCGCCAAAAATCACATGGTGGTCATGCCCGATGCCGACATGGACATGACGGTCGATGCGCTGATGGGCGCAGCATTTGGTTCCGCCGGCGAGCGTTGCATGGCCATTTCCGTGGTGGTGGCGGTGGGTGACGCCGGCGACAAAATCATCGATGCACTGGCACAGCGCACGGCCGCACTGAAAGTGCGCGACGGTATGGCGCATGACGCCGAAATGGGGCCCGTGGTTTCCAGCGCGGCCAAGCAGCGTATAGAGAAACTGATCGGCGAAGGCGTCGAGCAGGGCGCCAAATTAGTGGTCGATGGCCGCAACCACGTGGTGCCCGAACGCGAGAACGGCTTCTTCATCGGCGGTACATTATTCGATCATGTCACGCCGGACATGAGCATCTACAAGGAAGAGATTTTCGGCCCCGTGCTGTGCATCGTGCGCCTGCCCGACGTGGGCAGCGCGGTGGAGCTGATCAACCGCAACGAGTACGGCAACGGCGTGGCGATCTATACGCGCGATGGCGGCACCGCGCGCGAGTTCGTGCGGCAAATCCAGGTGGGCATGGTGGGCGTCAACGTGCCGCTGCCGGTGCCAATGGCATTCAATAGTTTCGGCGGCTGGAAGCGCAGTTTGTTCGGCGATCATCACGCTTACGGACCCGAAGGCGTGCGCTTTTACACGCGCCATAAAGCGGTGATGGAACGCTGGCCGAATACCTCGACTGCTGGCGCGGAATTTGCATTCCCTCAGATGAAATAA